From Sphingobacterium bambusae:
TCTTTTTGGTCAATTTTTTAAAAGGCTAGCGGACGACGACCGCCTGCTTCCCTCGCACTCGGGACTGGTGATGGCACTGTATTATGAGGGTGGACTGCTTCCACTGGATAGTTTTCGAGCCAGTAGGCGAAAGCTTATGCGCGCATCGAGGATACGTTCGACCTCCACCTACCACAAATGTCTAGGTGAGCTGGTGCAATACGGATACATCGAGTACGAGCCCTCTTGGCATCCCAAAGAGGCCAGTAGGTTTCGGTTCATCCTTTCGGGGGAAGGGCAGCAGGATGGCTAGGATCGATACCAATGTCAAATCCATCCGCTATCCGGTGCCTTGTGATGAAAAACTAACACTTCTTGCCCGTAAGCTGAAACGTACAAAACGGCAACTGTTTATTGAAATGGTGGATTATTTCTACCGTAGCAAAAAAGATCCTGCCGACATGAACGATGAAATGCTCAAGAGTGATCTTTCAAGGATGGGCAATCGCTTAGTAGGCTTCTTTCGCACACAGGAATCAGAGCTACTTGTTCCGATACATGGTATGACGGAGGAAGTTTTAGGAAAGACGGCAGCGGTTAAGGGCGAACTGAAAAGGATCAAAGAAGAACATGCGGATCTAGCGAAATTGCTGCGCGAGAATACAAAGCATGCTGGCGAACAGCTTAAACTGCTAACGTCCATTTTCGACGGGCTGGCAAATAAGGAAGAGATGAGGGCGGGTTTCCGTAGAATCATGGAAGGGTATATTAAAGAGCGGGAAGCGCTTGGCTGGTCGCCGTCCAGTGGTAAAAAGGACGAGCTAGTGCGTCGTTTCCGTCAACAGATAGATAAATTATAGACGGGGCGAACTTATGTTTATCAACATTAGCGCTTCGGAGACTGGAAACAACAAGGGCAGCAGCAGCGCATTGGTGCAGTATCTAGAGAAGGAAAACAAAGGACGCCACAAAAGTGAACATGAAGCCTGGTTCAATGGCGGTGATCGCTCTATCCAGCCGCATCAGGTACGCATGGCGATTGACGGAAACATCTCCAAGCTTGGAAAGAACGATAGTAAGTTTTTCCTGATAAACCTCAGTCCGAGTAGCAAGGAGCTTGCCCATCTGCTAGCCGTCTATGGAGAGGATGGATTAAGGGAACAGCTTAAATCCTTTGCCGAGCGAATGATGGACGAGTACGCCCGTAATTTTAAACGTGCGGGTGTTAAAAGTTCCGCTGACCTGCTCTGGTTTGCCAAGGTGGAAAACCACCGGTATTACCGCCATACCGATAAAGCGGTAAAAGAGGGAATCAGGAAGGTTGGGGATATCAAGGAAGGAGTACAGACCCATGTTCAGATCATCGTCAGCCGGAAGGATATTACAGGCCGTATCAAGCTAAGCCCGCAGAATAACTCCAAGGGTAGTAATGCAGCACACTCCGCAAAGTTGGGACAGTTCGATAGAAAGGCTTTCAAGCAGTCGGGAGAAGATGTCTTTGATGCCATGTTCGGTTTCCAGCGTAATCTAAAGGATACGGTGGCTTATGCTTCGGTCATGAAGAACGGAAGTATTGCGGATAAACTGGATATGTTTGCCAGTTATGACTTATGGAAGCATTCCGATGCAAACGATCAGCAAATCCGGCAACCAGAAAGGGATGATCTATCTTCAAGGTCAACTGCAACGGGTAACATGCAGAGAGAAGAAGGTTCAAGAAGTGTGTTTTCGGACTTCGGGTTGAACATTCAGGTAGATCAGATCGTGCCGGAGGAGGAAAAGCGAAAACGTAGGATCAATAAACGATAATAGTCCTATTTCTTTATTTATCCAAAACAAAACGGTGCGACTTCTTGCAAGCGCACCGTTCTATTTTACTTATCAGGATAAACCTATTTTTCTTCCTTTAGTTTCTTAACCTCCAAGGTTAGATCCAATACTGCTCGGCTTAGCTCCGCAATGGACTGCGTTTTGGCTCGATCTTCCTCAATAAATTTTTCTAGTAATGCCATCATCTTATCAGCACCATCATTGTTGAACGTCGGTTGTGAATGTTGACTAGAATTCGTTGAATTATCATTAAAGACATGAGAATGTTGAATGTTATAAATAACGTTTTCATCCTTAAAGGATTTGACAAAATCTGGCGTAACACCCAACGCTAATGCCAATTCCTCCAATAGGGGCTCGTCAAGTGCGATCATATTTTCAAAATCGGAAATGCGCTGCTGGGAATACCTGCTGCGGCACATCTGTCCGAAAGCTTCCTGTTTGATCCCCTGAATCTCGCGAATACGCTTGATGTTATGGCCTATATGCATCCTGTCGTCTTTTTCCCTAAAAGTAGTGTTCATGGTCGATGAAAATTAAGGTCTGGTATCTTACCGGTAAATCGGTGCATAACCACACCAGTTAAGTAGCAATATTCAAATAACTTTGGTATAAAGTTACACAATATCACGGCAAAAGCCAAAGCTCCATGAACAGAAGACTGGTATCCTGATCAAATCTAAAGGTGGAATGTGGATCGCACAGGAAATAAACGTAGGTTGATCGGCTCTCGGACATGGCACGCCCAGCGGATGTTTCGGATATAAAACTAAAACGCCATGCAGCACCTCGAGCAAGATCAAAGCTACATCACTCGCCTAAGCGAAAGGGAAATCCTTGATCCCTTTGCTGTGCTCCATGCTGAGTTCTGCGAGCACCCTACCGTGATCACGTACCTTGATAAGCTTTTCGATATGGTTACCATTACGGTAAGAAAAGGCTACTGGCGAATGTACGATAGTCCCGCCACTCTCTACCGAAGCTACCTCAGCATCGTAAGAGTTCTGGAAGCGGGCTGGTTGATCTCCAAAATAATGTCGGGCTATAAGGATATAGCAAAAAAATCCCTTCCCTTCGAGTTTCGCTACCGCGATAGTAGCTTTGGTAAATACCATGACGATAATGCGCAATATACCTTTTTCCGAGGGTGCAAACATACTTCTTGAAGGACTCTATAAGGAGGAGAACGCCCTTTTTGGTTACCGAGCCGATCTATACCGTATGTTCTTTGAAGGACTTGAGCCTAGCGAATATATGTGGTTTGGGGAATTCGACCGCCTTTCTTCGTGCCTGCTCGACGAATTGGAGGCGCTAATCTGTCTGCTTCATCATTTGTATAGCAGTGGCTACTATCGAATTATTTCTAAAAGCAACAAGAAGTTGCTGGAAGAAGAATTGCTGTCTGTTCAAGAACGGCAGGCTCGATACCTCTACCAAAAGTCGTTTAATCTTCACAAACTGAAAACGGAATCTTCCTCCAAGCAGGAACTTTATGATCCTTTGGCAGCAGTGCGCAGCGCGCTTGCCAAGAAAGATTACTGGAAAACTCATGGCGAGCCGGGCAACATGTTGCTGAGATTTGATGATCTGTTATTCTTGTTGGAATATTTTCATGATTACCTGTCCCGATCAAAGATCAGGGGAATGGACATGAATGACAACTGGAATTATCCGGATCGTTTCCACTCGGAAATATACCATCATACGGGTAGGAATCTGGCCAATCCACTTCGCTATCTTAATGAGCAGTTTTCCCAAAGAAATCTTGAGCAGTGGCGATCGCTGCTGGACGCTTGCCTTGATGCTGTATTGGACAATGCTATTCCAGATTCAAGGGAAATAGGGCATTACAGTGAGCTTCTTGAGTTTCTTTCCGTACTGATTGCCCTAATCGACATAATAGAATACGAACCTTATAACGATCCGCAGGAATATGAAGAAAATAACTATTGACGCCCAAAGTACTGCCGATCTACAACAGATCATCTCCATGCTAACAGCACGATGCAAGATCGATCGCATATTTATGAATGTGTACACTGTTGTAAGAAATCCATCCTATGAGCTGGTTGTGCTGCTTTCCAACAGTGAGCATAAAACGAGCGGAGAGCTTGATCCGCAGATCAGCGCCCTGCTGCGTGATTTTCCAAGATTTGCCCATGTCAGCTTTACAGCCTATCAGGTGAAGAGTCGGCTGATCGAGGGTAACCTGTTTCTTCATTGCTGCTGTAGTCCCGAGAAATTGGTCTACAGAAATCCTGCTTCCAAATTTCAGCTCTATCCCGAGAAACACGCTATGCAAGAAACGCTGGAAAACGTGGCTGCTCTTTTTGACCGTGAGAACCATAAGGTTAGCGAGTTCATTGAAGGCTACCGATATTTTCTGCAACGCGGCTCGCTCACGCATGCGGGATTTATGATGCATCAGGCTTTCGAGCTACGTTATCGCTGCATGGAGGTGCTCATTATGGGCAAGGAGCGCGTTACCCATTCTGTCCGCTCGCACCACCGCCACCTATTGGTCAGATCGGTAGCGCTTGGTGCTGTTTTTACCGAGGGGCACGATAGGGATGAGCAGCTCCTTGACCAGTTGGACAGTTTTTACAAGGCTTCGCGCTATGAAGATGATCTTGAAGTTGATGCAGGGTTATTGGAAGAGCTGAGATCAAGGATGGACAGCTTTATGCAGATCAGTGAAGATATGTACAGGCGGATGGTTACGGAATATAGCGAACCGATGAAGAAACTATCCGTAAATAATGAAGAGGAAAGAGTAATAGGAAATAGGGACGATCAAAATTTAGAAAAAGCTGTGCAGATTGACACGCCTATGGAAGTACCTGCGGTCGATCTAGATGAAACAGCGTCCGCTGTGGTACAACTGCTCGCAAGCTCCATAGATAGCCTGCAATACATCTACCTTTTTGGCCATCGGTATCAGCGATTTACCGAAAAGGGCATAAATGTTAGTGTGCAAAGAGATCAAAAGCATTATGATCTGCTAATCGTTTCGGGGAGCGATATACGGCCGCAGGTAGGGAAGCTTACAACCGATGTCTTGGCCATGCTAGGCGCAACGGTACAAATCCTTGCATTTACCAAGGCGCAGGTCAGCGAAGAGCTAAAGAAGAACAGTCCATTTTTTCATCAGGTTATCCGGCATGCTTCGCCAATCTTTCAGCAGGTAGGCGAGTTAGCCGATTGGCTATTTCACGATAGACTTGGCGTTCGGTCGGACGAGGAAGTGAAGGAGGCGCTGAGCCGATACTGGGACAGGGAAGCAAACGCAAACGGCTTCTACAATGGGGGACATGCTATCGACTGTCTAGAGGAGAGTGGTGTCAAGGTGCTTTTATACAATCAATCCATTCAGCAGATATGCCTTGGTCTTTTAGAATACTATTTTGGATATATACCATACTCGTACAGCTTTAAACACATCTATACGCTTTGCTCTAGTTTCTGGCCGTTTCTTCGGAATGTCTTTCCACGGTCATCGGCAGAAGAAACAATCCTTTTCGATGATCTGTGCAATGTGGTAAAGGATACGCTGTATCGCGGTCGATCCGAGATAGGATGGGAAGAGCTGAGACGCTACGATAGTCGTTGCAACCATATTGTAGAGACCTGTAGCGATATGGTTCGTGAAGAACTGAAAAAGTAAGCGAAACTAAGCTACAATTACAGAGTGAAAAGCAATCTTAAAAACCGAAGGGCATCGAGCCTTTCGGTTTTTTTGTTACAAGCAACGGATTAAGCGCAAAGTTACTTCGCCAGCTTGGCATGCGCCCTCCCTCCAAAATCCAGCGCACACAATAAAAATCTCACAAAATGGGTATCCGCAGAAAGAGCGGAACCTCCTTCGCTTCGCCATTTTGATCGATTTTTCTTTTTGCATGGCAAGCTCTTGTCTCGTCAAGGGTTGGCGTTAATCAATTTTTTGTTCCATTTAAATTTTTATGCCATGAAAAACAGATCAATCGCCAACGAACTACGTGTTTCCTACTACAGAAATGAAAAACTATTGGTAGAAGACTTCAAACACGTTAACAGCTCCAAGCTAATGGATAAGGTATTCCGAAAGATATGGAATACGGATGAACTGGATGTGCGGGAAAGCTTTTACGCAATTTTCTTTAACAATAGGCTTGATGTTGTTGGTTACCGGAAGATTGCAGATGGAGGATTGGATAGTATTATGATTGATATTAGACTACTCATGTCCTCGGGACTGCTGTGCAATGCACTCAGGTTCGCGGTAGCTCATAACCATCCATCAGGAACGCTGAGGCCAAGCGGAGCCGATAGGGCGCTGACAAGAACGATAATTGAAGCGGGCAGTATCTTGAGTATGGAGCTTCTAGACCATATCATACTTACGACAGAGAGCTATTACTCTTTTAGGGATGAGGGAGACTTTTAATTTCGATTTCTGTCCGTGGTATCGGTAAGAGCAATTATCTAGAGTACTACACTTCCATAAAGTCTCTTTAAAATTTAATTGCTACATAGCTGTTCATCCTGAACTTTTACCTACATTTGTGCTACTGATATTAATTAACCTTATGAAATACTTTCTTATTCTACTCTGCACAATCAGCTCTGGAAATGTAATCGCACAGCGTCTCTCTGTTACAGACACTCTTCTTTATGAAAAGATGGTCGATAAGGCTCAAGCTAAAAGTTTTAAAAATGGAATGGACGTATCTGTCTATATTGCCTCAGATAAAAATATCTATGCCGAAGGTGACACGCTAGTGTTAGGTAAACCTATTGGTGAAGGTAAGAGTGCTTTTAGCAAAAAGAGAAACTACGAGTATATTTTTTATGGAAAACCCGCTGGGGCAGCTTTGACCGGTATAAGGAATGTTGAAGAAAACTTTGAGGGGTATAAGGTAACCATTGAAAAAATACAATTGAACAAGGGGGCATTGGGTCTGGAAAACTACGTTTTTATCTATGCAAAGCCTTTAGCAAATACAGATTTTACGATACTTTTCGATAAACACGTAACTATTACGATGCTGGATAACGCCATTAATAAGGGAGAGATTAAACCATTGCGTTCCACAAGACCATTGACTCGTGACGAGGCTGTAGAGTTGCTCAAGAAGAAGAAAGAGGAATATGATTTGGATGTAATTTCTAAGGAAGAGTATGAATCTTTCCGCGAGAAACTTGTTCCCCTGATCAGATCATCAAAATAGTACATGCCTACTTCTGTTTACCAAATGAAAGATCCTATCCAAAGTCTGAACAATGCCAAAGATTTAATGGTGAATGCCCTGAG
This genomic window contains:
- a CDS encoding HEPN domain-containing protein, which codes for MKKITIDAQSTADLQQIISMLTARCKIDRIFMNVYTVVRNPSYELVVLLSNSEHKTSGELDPQISALLRDFPRFAHVSFTAYQVKSRLIEGNLFLHCCCSPEKLVYRNPASKFQLYPEKHAMQETLENVAALFDRENHKVSEFIEGYRYFLQRGSLTHAGFMMHQAFELRYRCMEVLIMGKERVTHSVRSHHRHLLVRSVALGAVFTEGHDRDEQLLDQLDSFYKASRYEDDLEVDAGLLEELRSRMDSFMQISEDMYRRMVTEYSEPMKKLSVNNEEERVIGNRDDQNLEKAVQIDTPMEVPAVDLDETASAVVQLLASSIDSLQYIYLFGHRYQRFTEKGINVSVQRDQKHYDLLIVSGSDIRPQVGKLTTDVLAMLGATVQILAFTKAQVSEELKKNSPFFHQVIRHASPIFQQVGELADWLFHDRLGVRSDEEVKEALSRYWDREANANGFYNGGHAIDCLEESGVKVLLYNQSIQQICLGLLEYYFGYIPYSYSFKHIYTLCSSFWPFLRNVFPRSSAEETILFDDLCNVVKDTLYRGRSEIGWEELRRYDSRCNHIVETCSDMVREELKK
- a CDS encoding helix-turn-helix transcriptional regulator, which codes for MNTTFREKDDRMHIGHNIKRIREIQGIKQEAFGQMCRSRYSQQRISDFENMIALDEPLLEELALALGVTPDFVKSFKDENVIYNIQHSHVFNDNSTNSSQHSQPTFNNDGADKMMALLEKFIEEDRAKTQSIAELSRAVLDLTLEVKKLKEEK
- a CDS encoding JAB domain-containing protein; the encoded protein is MKNRSIANELRVSYYRNEKLLVEDFKHVNSSKLMDKVFRKIWNTDELDVRESFYAIFFNNRLDVVGYRKIADGGLDSIMIDIRLLMSSGLLCNALRFAVAHNHPSGTLRPSGADRALTRTIIEAGSILSMELLDHIILTTESYYSFRDEGDF
- a CDS encoding BfmA/BtgA family mobilization protein, with the protein product MARIDTNVKSIRYPVPCDEKLTLLARKLKRTKRQLFIEMVDYFYRSKKDPADMNDEMLKSDLSRMGNRLVGFFRTQESELLVPIHGMTEEVLGKTAAVKGELKRIKEEHADLAKLLRENTKHAGEQLKLLTSIFDGLANKEEMRAGFRRIMEGYIKEREALGWSPSSGKKDELVRRFRQQIDKL
- a CDS encoding DUF5712 family protein, with the translated sequence MFINISASETGNNKGSSSALVQYLEKENKGRHKSEHEAWFNGGDRSIQPHQVRMAIDGNISKLGKNDSKFFLINLSPSSKELAHLLAVYGEDGLREQLKSFAERMMDEYARNFKRAGVKSSADLLWFAKVENHRYYRHTDKAVKEGIRKVGDIKEGVQTHVQIIVSRKDITGRIKLSPQNNSKGSNAAHSAKLGQFDRKAFKQSGEDVFDAMFGFQRNLKDTVAYASVMKNGSIADKLDMFASYDLWKHSDANDQQIRQPERDDLSSRSTATGNMQREEGSRSVFSDFGLNIQVDQIVPEEEKRKRRINKR